A DNA window from Pyrus communis chromosome 3, drPyrComm1.1, whole genome shotgun sequence contains the following coding sequences:
- the LOC137728762 gene encoding protein SENSITIVE TO PROTON RHIZOTOXICITY 1-like translates to MDPKERQWDTWENPSTGNDVTNTISSDHQPFTSFKSRQHQQKWESPSVLDYEMGVEPSFQKFHQPSDSQASHTCNSNNDTKIPDREDGRMHDVQHPNKIQGWDPRSTLNNLSFLEEKIHQLQDLVHVIVGRRGQVLGRPDELVAQQQQLITADLTSIIAQLISTAGSLLPSVKHTLSTTIPSTGQFGQLGGSFIPSAAGNDLGGKLQINSGSKLADQANQTDLISNFGTEHIEEHETKDEEDADEGENLPPGSYEILQLEKEEILAPHTHFCAICGKGFKRDANLRMHMRGHGDEYKTPAALAKPNKESSSEPTLIKRYSCPYAGCKRNKDHKKFQPLKTILCVKNHYKRTHCDKSYTCSRCNSKKFSVIADLKTHEKHCGKDKWLCSCGTTFSRKDKLFGHIALFQGHTPAIPPDEPKGTLGPTDHGEGSEVSNRVGSINFSFGSTAPGGGGGSQNLMDVKESIDDPTSYFSPLNFETCNFDGFNELPRPPFEDSESPFSFLMSVSCNYTDKTGGESNFNNLQRH, encoded by the coding sequence ATGGATCCTAAAGAAAGGCAATGGGACACTTGGGAGAATCCTTCCACTGGGAATGATGTGACAAATACGATTTCCTCAGATCATCAACCTTTTACCAGTTTCAAATCACGGCAGCATCAACAGAAGTGGGAAAGTCCCTCTGTTTTAGATTATGAAATGGGGGTGGAACCGTCCTTCCAGAAATTCCACCAGCCTTCTGATTCGCAAGCGTCACATACTTGCAACTCCAATAACGATACAAAAATACCAGATCGAGAAGATGGTAGGATGCATGACGTGCAGCATCCTAATAAAATCCAAGGCTGGGATCCAAGATCGACGTTGAACAATCTATCTTTCCTGGAAGAAAAGATCCATCAGCTTCAGGATTTAGTGCATGTGATTGTTGGCCGGAGAGGTCAAGTTCTAGGACGACCAGATGAACTTGTGGCTCAGCAACAGCAGCTCATAACTGCCGATCTTACTTCAATAATTGCTCAGTTGATCTCTACAGCAGGTAGCCTTCTACCATCTGTGAAGCATACACTCTCCACCACGATACCTTCTACAGGACAGTTTGGGCAGCTTGGTGGGTCATTTATTCCTTCTGCAGCAGGGAATGATTTGGGTGGCAAGTTGCAAATTAATAGCGGAAGCAAATTAGCTGACCAGGCCAACCAGACTGATCTAATAAGTAATTTTGGGACTGAGCACATTGAAGAACATGAAACAAAAGATGAAGAGGATGCTGATGAAGGTGAGAACCTTCCGCCTGGTAGCTATGAAATTTTACAGTTAGAGAAAGAAGAAATCCTTGCACCTCACACTCACTTCTGTGCAATTTGCGGAAAGGGATTCAAGCGGGATGCAAATTTGAGGATGCACATGAGAGGTCATGGAGACGAGTACAAAACCCCAGCAGCACTTGCAAAGCCCAACAAGGAATCCAGCTCCGAACCAACACTTATCAAAAGGTATTCATGCCCTTATGCTGGTTGCAAGCGGAACAAGGATCACAAAAAGTTTCAGCCCTTGAAGACTATTTTATGTGTCAAGAATCACTACAAGAGAACCCACTGTGACAAAAGTTACACTTGCAGCAGAtgcaacagcaagaagttctccGTTATTGCAGATCTGAAAACTCATGAGAAGCATTGTGGTAAGGACAAGTGGCTTTGTTCTTGTGGCACTACCTTCTCAAGGAAAGACAAGCTTTTTGGCCATATTGCCCTTTTCCAAGGTCACACTCCTGCCATACCCCCCGATGAACCAAAAGGAACCCTAGGGCCAACAGACCACGGGGAAGGCAGTGAAGTGTCAAACAGAGTTGGAAGCATTAACTTCAGTTTTGGCTCCACTGCTCCTGGCGGAGGTGGTGGATCTCAAAATCTCATGGATGTGAAAGAAAGTATCGATGATCCTACTAGTTACTTCTCTCCATTGAATTTTGAAACCTGTAACTTTGATGGGTTTAATGAGTTGCCTCGACCCCCGTTTGAGGATTCAGAGAGTCCATTCTCTTTTCTAATGTCAGTGTCTTGTAATTACACTGACAAAACTGGAGGGGAGTCGAATTTCAACAATCTTCAACGACACTAA
- the LOC137729832 gene encoding uncharacterized protein, protein MVEVAVPTGVHIRPFLSVSPHHPIRRTIVVTKTKPWKIRKVAASSSSSSTTSACGYKQTVDDGQQVVLPNKASKKRVFFLDVNPLCYAGSRPSLHAFAHWVSLFFNQVSLSDPVIAVVDGEGGSEHRRQLLPSYKAHRWKFTRQFSKGHVGRSHGVITNVLRKCNVPVIKVEGHEADDVIATLVGKVLQTGYRVVIASPDKDFKQLLSEDVQLVVPLDELERWSFYTLKHYIAQYNCDPCCDLSLRCIVGDHADGVPGIQHLAPGFGQKTALKLLKKHGSLENLLNTAAVRTVGRQYAQDALTKHADYLRRNYEILSLRRDVNVQLREEWLLTRDTSNDSATLSNFYKLLEETRDFRHQRASVSNG, encoded by the exons ATGGTAGAAGTTGCAGTTCCTACCGGCGTTCATATCAGACCCTTTCTTTCTGTAAGCCCACATCATCCAATTCGTCGCACAATAGTGGTAACAAAGACAAAACCATGGAAGATTCGTAAAGTtgcagcttcttcttcttcttcttctactacTAGTGCTTGTGGGTATAAACAAACGGTTGATGATGGACAACAAGTAGTGTTGCCAAACAAGGCAAGCAAGAAAAGGGTCTTCTTTTTAGACGTCAATCCCCTCTGCTATGCAGGAAGCAGACCCAGCTTACACGCTTTTGCTCATTGGGTCTCCTTATTTTTCAATCAAGTTAGCCTATCTGACCCTGTTATTGCT GTTGTTGATGGCGAAGGAGGAAGTGAGCACCGCAGACAGTTATTACCATCTTATAAAGCACACAGGTGGAAATTCACAAGACAGTTTTCAAAGGGGCATGTTGGAAGGTCACATGGAGTCATCACCAATGTTCTTAGAAAATGCAATGTGCCT GTCATAAAAGTAGAAGGTCATGAAGCTGATGATGTTATAGCTACACTTGTTGGGAAAGTTCTTCAAACAGGATATCGGGTGGTGATTGCCTCTCCTGATAAAGATTTTAAGCAATTGCTTTCGGAAGATGTCCAGCTTGTTGTGCCCCTGGATGAGTTAGAACGCTGGTCGTTTTACACTCTTAAGCACTACATTGCTCAGTATAACTGTGATCCATGCTGTGATTTGAGCCTTA GGTGCATTGTGGGTGATCACGCTGATGGTGTTCCTGGAATCCAACATCTAGCTCCTGGATTTGGTCAGAAGACTGCCCTAAAGCTCTTGAAAAAGCACGGTTCATTGGAAAACCTACTAAACACAGCTGCAGTCAGAACTGTGGGCAGACAGTATGCTCAAGATGCTCTAACAAAACATGCTGATTACCTAAGGAGGAACTACGAGATTCTTTCCCTTAGGAG GGATGTCAATGTTCAGCTTAGAGAAGAGTGGTTGCTTACCAGAGATACAAGCAATGATTCTGCAACTCTGTCTAACTTCTATAAATTATTGGAAGAAACCAGGGATTTCCGTCATCAAAGAGCATCTGTTTCAAATGGCTAA
- the LOC137727913 gene encoding dihydrolipoyllysine-residue acetyltransferase component 5 of pyruvate dehydrogenase complex, chloroplastic produces the protein MAHLLNTSFIPSSQSLRRNATSSAPPLISGRQNRAQVQAKIREIFMPALSSTMTEGKIVSWVKSEGDKLSKGESVVVVESDKADMDVETFYDGYLASIMVEEGGVAAVGSAIALLAETEDEIAEAKAKAGSSSAAPAASAPAAAAPEPLPEKIPDNVGPAVVPKAAATVAAVASTHPASEGGKRIVASPYAKKLAKDLKVDLGSVVGSGPLGRIVAKDVEAFAAQPTVAAAAETSVGKSATAVAAEAGIQLGSVVPFTTMQGAVSRNMLESLSVPTFRVGYTITTDALDALYKTIKSKGVTMTALLAKATALALVKHPVVNSGCRDGKSFTYNSSINIAVAVAIDGGLITPVLQDADKVDIYTLSRKWKELVDKARAKQLQPHEYNTGTFTVSNLGMFGVDRFDAILPPGTGAIMAVGSSQPTVVATKDGRIGRKNQMQVNVTADHRIIYGADLASFLQTLAKIIEDPKDLTF, from the exons ATGGCTCACCTTCTCAACACCTCCTTCATCCCCAGCTCCCAATCCCTCCGCCGGAACGCCACTTCCTCTGCACCGCCCCTCATTTCAGGGCGCCAGAACAGGGCCCAAGTCCAGGCCAAGATCCGGGAGATCTTCATGCCTGCTCTCAGCTCCACCATGACTGAGGGCAAGATCGTCTCTTGGGTCAAGTCCGAGGGCGACAAGCTCTCCAAGGGCGAGAGCGTCGTCGTCGTCGAGTCCGATAAGGCCGACATGGACGTCGAGACTTTCTACGACGGTTACCTGGCTTCGATTATGGTGGAGGAGGGCGGCGTCGCCGCCGTCGGTTCGGCTATTGCTCTGTTGGCCGAGACTGAGGACGAGATTGCCGAGGCCAAGGCCAAGGCCGGTTCTTCATCGGCAGCTCCAGCGGCATCAGCACCGGCTGCAGCTGCTCCGGAGCCACTACCGGAGAAAATTCCGGATAATGTGGGTCCTGCGGTGGTCCCTAAGGCGGCGGCTACTGTGGCGGCGGTGGCTTCGACCCACCCGGCATCAGAGGGAGGGAAGAGAATCGTGGCGTCGCCGTATGCGAAGAAGCTCGCAAAGGACTTGAAGGTGGATTTGGGGTCAGTGGTGGGAAGTGGACCACTGGGGAGGATTGTGGCTAAGGATGTTGAAGCTTTTGCTGCTCAGCCGACGGTGGCGGCTGCTGCTGAAACGAGTGTTGGGAAGTCAGCTACTGCTGTGGCGGCGGAGGCGGGAATTCAGTTGGGATCGGTGGTTCCTTTTACGACAATGCAGGGGGCTGTGAGTAGAAACATGCTTGAGAGTCTCTCAGTGCCAACTTTCAGAGTAGGATACACTATCACCACTGATGCGCTCGATGCTCTGTACAAAACG ATCAAGTCCAAGGGAGTTACCATGACAGCATTGCTTGCAAAGGCTACAGCACTTGCATTGGTCAAACATCCTGTTGTCAACTCCGGCTGTAGAGATGGTAAGAGCTTTACATACAACAGCAGCATTAACATTGCAGTCGCTGTGGCAATCGATGGTGGATTGATTACACCAGTGCTTCAGGATGCGGACAAG GTTGACATATATACATTGTCGAGAAAGTGGAAGGAGTTAGTCGATAAGGCCAGGGCCAAGCAGCTACAACCTCACGAGTACAATACAG gtactttCACTGTTTCTAATCTTGGGATGTTTGGTGTTGATCGGTTTGATGCTATTCTGCCACCTGGAACT GGAGCAATTATGGCTGTTGGATCATCTCAGCCTACTGTTGTGGCTACTAAGGATGGTCGGATTGGACGGAAGAACCAAATGCAG GTAAATGTTACTGCTGATCATCGTATAATTTATGGCGCTGATCTGGCTTCATTCTTACAAACCTTGGCCAAGATTATTGAGGACCCCAAAGATCTTACCTTCTAG
- the LOC137727912 gene encoding leucine-rich repeat receptor-like tyrosine-protein kinase PXC3 translates to MSSYGRQTTSLVLYFNFHFFLSFFCYLPVPVVFSALSSNQKTAMIDLSNSLNASAGGAVSWDVNKEPNPCSWKGVGCNSSTNSSVIRISLSGNSISSSEFLPLVCRIESLQVLDVSGNRLTTIPPGFISACGKLGELKLLNFSVNNLVGRLPAFVGFSALEALDFARNNLSGNIDSELDGLVKLRSLNLTFNRFTGPVPTLLGKSKVLEALELSMNRFDGPIPDEIVVYPNLTIIDLSVNQLTGIIPARIGELSKLEVLILSANKLSGGIPQSISNITSLWRFAANSNNFSEKIPGGITKHLKNLDLSYNKLSGSIPSDLLLARNLQTLDLSNNRLEGPVPEVLSPSLVRLRLGSNLLDGKIPSAAIATRENLTYLEMENNKLIGSIPPEVGDCRKLALLNLAQNRLSGALPPNLGNLGSLEVLKLQSNHLSGGIPIQITQLPKLSVLNISWNSLNGSIPPSVSHMQNLNNMNLQGNKLSGSIPVGIASMNSLTELQLGQNQLSGDIPRMPANLQITLNLSSNLFQGLIPETLSRLSGLEILDLSNNNFSGKIPDFLTTLGALTHLSLSNNELSGEIPKFPSYVMVDANGNKGLINRTTINTPPQLEKKKKSYAVTIVLALVAGVVAFGAITIVAVSISRQNYRVNDEQVQTEEELAVPEVVQGNLLTSNGIHRSNIDFTKAMEVVSDQSNVVLKTRFSTYYKAIMPSGASYFVKKLNWSDKIFQLGRHDRFARDLEVFGKLSNSNVMNPLAYVLTGDSAYLFYEFAPKGTLFDALRGISCEDMDWGSRYSIAVGVAQGLSFLHGCTPSPILLLDLSSKSILLKSLKEPLIAEAELLKVIDPSKSTGSLSTIAGSVGYIPPEYAYTMVVTMAGNIYSFGVVLLELLTGKPAVSEGTELAKWVLSNSAQQDKRDHILDYSISRTSTAVRSQMLAVLKIALACVSVSPDARPRMKSVLINLLNAR, encoded by the exons ATGAGCAGCTATGGCCGCCAAACCACCTCACTTGTCCTGTATTTCAATTTCCATTTCTTCTTGTCTTTCTTCTGCTACCTTCCTGTTCCTGTGGTGTTCTCTGCACTATCCTCAAACCAAAAAACCGCCATGATCGATCTCTCCAACAGCCTCAACGCTTCTGCTGGTGGTGCTGTTTCATGGGACGTCAACAAAGAACCGAACCCATGTTCGTGGAAGGGAGTCGGGTGCAATTCCTCGACCAATTCATCAGTTATCCGGATTTCGTTGTCCGGGAATTCTATATCTTCCTCGGAGTTTCTGCCGCTCGTTTGTCGGATTGAGTCTCTGCAGGTTCTTGATGTGTCCGGCAACCGTCTGACCACAATTCCGCCTGGGTTTATCTCAGCTTGTGGAAAGCTAGGTGAGTTGAAGCTGCTCAATTTTAGTGTGAACAATTTGGTAGGTCGTCTGCCCGCTTTTGTTGGGTTTTCGGCGTTGGAGGCTCTGGACTTTGCTCGGAATAACTTGAGTGGAAACATTGACTCCGAGTTGGACGGGTTGGTCAAGCTCAGAAGCTTGAACCTTACCTTCAACCGTTTTACTGGGCCTGTTCCAACTCTTCTCGGAAAGTCTAAGGTTTTGGAGGCGCTTGAGCTTTCTATGAATAGGTTTGATGGTCCTATCCCTGATGAAATTGTGGTATATCCGAATTTGACTATCATTGATCTTAGCGTAAATCAGCTTACCGGGATTATTCCTGCTCGGATCGGAGAGCTCTCCAAGTTGGAGGTTTTGATTCTTTCGGCCAATAAGTTATCCGGCGGAATCCCACAAAGCATTTCCAATATCACAAGCCTTTGGAGATTTGCAGCAAATTCTAACAATTTCAGTGAGAAGATTCCTGGTGGCATTACGAAGCATCTGAAAAACTTGGATCTCAGTTATAATAAATTGAGTGGGTCGATTCCATCGGACCTCTTGTTGGCAAGGAATCTGCAGACTCTGGATTTGTCGAATAATAGATTAGAGGGACCGGTACCTGAAGTTCTGTCTCCGAGCTTGGTGAGGTTGAGACTGGGAAGCAATTTGCTTGATGGGAAGATACCTTCTGCAGCAATTGCAACACGTGAAAATTTGACCTACTTGGAGATGGAAAACAATAAATTGATTGGATCAATTCCTCCTGAAGTGGGCGATTGCCGGAAATTGGCGCTGCTGAATTTGGCTCAGAATCGACTGTCTGGGGCTTTGCCGCCAAATTTGGGTAACCTTGGCAGTCTTGAGGTCTTGAAACTTCAATCGAACCATTTGAGTGGGGGAATTCCAATTCAAATTACCCAACTACCCAAGTTGTCCGTTCTGAATATCAGCTGGAATTCTCTCAACGGCTCAATACCACCTTCAGTTTCACACATGCAGAATCTTAATAACATGAACTTACAAGGCAACAAGCTCAGCGGTTCCATTCCCGTCGGTATTGCCTCCATGAATTCTCTGACGGAACTCCAACTTGGACAAAATCAATTAAGTGGTGACATTCCAAGAATGCCGGCGAATTTACAGATTACTTTGAATCTCAGCAGCAATCTTTTTCAAGGACTTATTCCGGAAACTCTTTCGAGGCTCAGTGGACTAGAAATTCTGGATCTCTCAAATAACAATTTCTCAGGTAAGATACCTGATTTTTTGACTACATTGGGAGCCTTGACGCATTTGTCACTTTCTAACAATGAGCTCTCTGGAGAAATTCCAAAGTTCCCTTCTTATGTCATGGTCGACGCAAATGGGAACAAGGGTTTGATTAACAGAACAACAATAAACACTCCACCCcaattggagaagaagaaaaaatcatATGCAGTGACAATTGTTCTTGCCCTTGTAGCAGGTGTGGTCGCTTTTGGAGCGATCACCATTGTTGCCGTATCAATATCGCGACAAAATTACAGGGTTAATGATGAACAAGTGCAAACAGAGGAAGAACTTGCTGTTCCCGAGGTCGTCCAGGGCAATCTCTTAACTTCAAATGGTATTCATAGATCAAACATCGATTTCACTAAAGCGATGGAAGTAGTTTCCGACCAGTCAAACGTTGTGCTGAAGACTAGGTTTTCAACTTACTACAAAGCCATCATGCCGTCTGGAGCAAGCTACTTTGTCAAGAAGCTCAACTGGAGTGACAAGATATTCCAACTGGGCAGGCACGATAGGTTTGCCAGGGATTTAGAGGTCTTTGGGAAACTAAGCAATTCCAATGTCATGAATCCTCTGGCCTATGTCTTGACTGGTGACAGTGCTTATCTGTTCTAtgaatttgctccaaaaggaaCCCTTTTTGATGCTCTTCGTGGTATCTCGTGTGAGGACATGGATTGGGGGAGCCGATATAGTATTGCAGTTGGAGTAGCGCAGggtctttcttttcttcatggGTGCACTCCAAGTCCAATACTCCTCCTTGACTTGTCAAGCAAAAGCATTTTGCTCAAGTCCCTCAAGGAGCCTTTGATTGCAGAAGCTGAGCTCTTGAAGGTGATCGATCCTTCAAAGAGCACCGGAAGCCTTTCTACTATTGCTGGTTCTGTTGGCTACATTCCTCCAG AGTATGCATACACTATGGTTGTAACAATGGCCGGGAATATCTACAGCTTCGGGGTCGTTCTGCTGGAGTTGCTGACGGGAAAGCCAGCAGTTAGTGAGGGGACTGAGTTGGCCAAGTGGGTCTTGAGTAACTCAGCGCAGCAAGATAAAAGGGATCACATTCTTGATTACAGTATCAGCAGAACATCAACTGCTGTCCGAAGCCAGATGCTTGCGGTTCTGAAAATTGCTCTCGCTTGTGTTAGTGTGTCACCCGATGCAAGGCCAAGAATGAAGAGTGTGCTTATCAATCTCCTCAATGCAAGATAA